TCTTATTCGTATATTAATAATACAATTCATTTGTCTTTCTGTTGTGCAACTGTTATTTATACATAAGTCGTCAGTGAAATATTTATCTAAAATTGTTTATTATGAAGGTGTTATGGTAAAAAACAAAGCAGAAATCTTACAGGTGAATAGGTAGTTTTCATTTTCTTCTATGAAGGATTATGCTACAATAATTGAGGATTTAATGACGTGAAGCAAATGAGAAGAAGCAGGAGAATACCTGCTTTTCGTTTTGTTTTATAAGTGAAAAAATGAGGTGTTACAATGGATAAACAAATTTCAATTGCTATAGATGGTCCAGCGGCTGCTGGAAAAAGTACAGTTGCGAAAGTTGTAGCGAAAAAGCTTTCTTACGTTTATATTGATACAGGTGCAATGTATCGTGCGATTACATATGCAGCCCTTGAGAAAAAAGTGGACATTGAAAATGAAGAGCAGTTAATGGAAGTTGTAAAAAATGTGAAAATTGAGTTTCAGCAAGGAGAAAATACACAACTTGTATTTTTAAATGGACAAGATGTTTCGGAAGTGATTCGTACACCAGAGGTTACGAATCGAGTATCGATTGTGGCAAAACATCGTCTTGTTCGTGAAGAAATGGTACGTCGTCAACAAGAGTTAGCAGAAAAAGGCGGCGTTGTAATGGATGGCCGTGATATTGGTACACATGTTTTACCAGATGCTGAAGTGAAAATCTTTATGCTTGCTTCTGTTGAAGAAAGAGCAGAAAGAAGACATTTAGAAAATATGAATAAAGGTTTCGATTCTAATTTAGAGCAGTTAAAAGAAGAAATCGCTCAGCGTGATAAATTAGATTCAGAACGCGAAGTTTCTCCTCTCAAAAAGGCTGATGATGCATTGGAATTAGATACAACTTCTTTATCAATTGAGGAAGTTGTCCAAAAAATTATGAGTATTGTTTCAGGGGTGTTTGCAAAATAAAGAAAGAGGATAGTCTCTTTCTTTTTTTGTTTCTATAGAAATGTAAAGGATACGTGAATTGTGAGTCTCTTTCCTTGACAAATGATCGGATTTGTAAGAAGTTAGTAAAAGAGAGATAAAACTTTCAGAATATATTCGCTATTATATTTCAAAACATACTTTCTTCAAGATGATTTTGCTGTATACTATTTATATAGGTTTAATATATTTTCTAGTGAAATGTATGAAACCTGAGTATGTGATGATAAATTCTTAAACATGCAAATGAAAACAATTGTTTTCATTTCGTATATACATAAAAAATGCTTTGTCAATTCTGTAGGGAGGTATTTCCATGGTAGAGAAAATGAATGAAGAAGTTATGGATTCAAAAGAATTACAAGTTGGTGACGTTGTTACAGGTTCTGTAACGAAAGTTGAAGAGAAACAAGTGCTTGTAAATGTTGGATACAAAACAGATGGCGTAATTCCAATTAGTGAATTAGCTAACGTTCATATTGAAAAAGCAAGCGATGTTGTAGAATTAGATCAAATACTAGAATTAAAGGTTATTAAATTAGAAGAAGATGATCTTGTCTTATCTAAACGTGCTGTTGATGCAGAAAAAGCATGGGTAGAATTACAAGAGAAATTCACTTCTGGTCATGTGTTTGATGTTACTGTAAAAGATATTGTGAATGGTGGATTAGTTGTGGACCTTGGTGTTCGTGGTTTTATCCCAGCTTCACTTGTAGAAGTACATTATGTAGAAGATTTTACTGACTATAAAGGTAAAACGTTAGCTGTGAAAATTGTTGAATTAGACCGCGAAAAAAATCGTGTAATCCTTTCACATAAAGCAGTAGTAGAGTTAGAACTAGATTCTAAGAAAAAAGAAGCGATCTCTTCACTAAAAGAAGGGGACGTTGTTGAAGGAACAGTACAACGATTAACTGATTTTGGTGCGTTCGTTAATGTTGGTGGTGTGGACGGTTTAGTTCATATTTCGCAAATTTCACACGAACGTGTAGAGCAACCTTCTGAAGTATTAGAGCAAGGTCAAAAGGTGAAGGTTAAGGTGCTATCTGTTGATGCTGATACACAACGTATCTCTTTATCAATTAAAGCAGCTCAACCAGGACCTTGGGAAAATGTTGCTGGCGAACTAAAAGCTGGAGATATTCGTGAAGGGGTCGTAAAACGTCTTGTTACATTCGGTGCATTCGTAGAAGTTTTACCTGGTGTTGAAGGTCTTGTACACGTATCTCAAATTGCAAATCGTCACGTGAAAAATCCAAATGAAGTATTGGAAATGGGACAAGAAGTAAAAGTGAAAGTACTTGAAGTCCATGTAGCAGAGAAACGTATTTCTTTAAGTATAAAAGAAGCGCTTGAGGAAAATAATGTAATTGAAGATTACAGTCAGTATGAACCAAATGCTGATTCTGCTACTTTCCAATTAAGTGATATTATTGGTGAACAACTGAAAAAATTAAAGAAATAAAGAGGGGTACAAGTGGTAAGGGCAAAACGTAAATTAGATCATATTGAATACGCTCTTTCTACTGGTCAGTCTCGTACGCATGGCTTTCATGATATTGATTTTGTGCATCAAAGCTTGCCAAATTCAAATTATGAAACAATAACATGTGAAACAAAAATCGGCGAACTTTCACTAAGTTCGCCGATTTTTATCAATGCGATGACTGGTGGTGGAGGAGAGAAAACGTTACATATTAATGAGCAATTAGCATATGTAGCGAAACATCATAACCTTGCTATGGCTGTAGGCTCGCAAATGGCGGCGTTAAAAGATGAAAGTGAGGCTGCTTCTTATAAGATTATCAGAAAGGTAAATCCAAATGGTATTTTCTTTGCTAATTTAGGTAGTGAGGCAACTATCGAACAGGCAGAGCGTGCTGTTGATATGATTGAAGCGAATGCATTGCAAATTCATTTAAATGTCATACAAGAGTTAACGATGCCAGAAGGAGACCGTGACTTTACTGGTGTACTTCAGCGCATTGAGAAAATTGTTTTAAATAGTAAAGTTCCTGTCATTGTGAAAGAAGTTGGATTTGGGATGAGTAAGGAAACAATGCAACAGTTAGCGAGCGTAGGTGTAACGGCAATTGATATTGGCGGACAAGGTGGTACGAATTTTGCTGCTGTTGAAAATGAAAGAAGACAGCGAATGCTTTCTTATTTTAATAACTGGGGCATACAAACAGCTACCTCGATTATTGAAGCAACCTCTATAAAAAATAACCTCTCTTTTATTGCATCTGGGGGTATACAAACAGCGCTTGACGTAGCGAAAGCAATCGCATTAGGGGCGAATACAACTGCGTTTGCTGGTTACTTTTTACGTATTTTAATACAAGATGGTATCGAGAAGTTAGGGGATGAAATTGATCTTCTACATACAGATTTGAAATTTATTATGACAGCTCTTGGCGCAAAGACGATAGAAGAGTTACAGGCTGTACCTCTTGTTGTAAAGGGCGAAACATATCATTGGTTAACGCAGCGTGGTATTGATACGACGCATTATAGTAGAAGATAAAAAATCAACCGTTTGGTTGGTTTTTTTTGTTTTCTAATCGTTTTAGTAATATAAAGTGAGGAATGGAATTGATATTCTAGAAAAATGAAAATATTCCTATATGTAAACAGTATCTTGTGAAAGGTGCGACTGAAAAATGTGAATAATGTGCTATTGAATCATTGAAGGAGGTTTAATTGTGTCAAAAGAAAAGGGCGTAGATAAAAATAAAGCGTAGAAAGTTTTGTATAGGAAATGTTATTTCGATATAAATATAAATTATAAAGAAATATGTAAAAGACGGTTTCGTACAATATCGAAACCGTCTTTTTGTATTCATTAGTGCTGATTCTGCTTACGAGCTTGCTCTGGTGTATCCAGTCCAGTAGCTCCCGGATATTGTAGTGATTGGTCACGGTCAGATTCAACGCGGCGTGATTCTCTTAGTTTTCGTTCTTGACGATCTTTACCCATAATGAATAGCACCTCCTTGTTAAAAGTGTTGCTGTTATATGAAAAAACTATGCGTGAAGAAAGTGGATTAACTTTCATAAAAAGTTCCCATAATGGAAAACATAGGAGGTGAAATGATGGAAGGGAGTACTTTTTATTTTATAGCTTGGATAGGGTGGATCGTCGTAACTTTTTTTATGAAAAAGGACTCTATTCGGTGGAAGACAAGCACCTGTATATTGATTTTTATTATTTGCTCTCCGTTACATGTAACGATTGCTTCATTCACGGTATCAGTAAATGCAATTTTGCTTTGTATTGTCGCTTTTATAGGAATCACGCTTTATTCTATTCGGAAAAAATTATATAGCTTACTTTCGGCACTTATTATTGCAATGTTATATACAAGTTTTCATTTGTTAGAAGTATATGATCCAATTTGGATTGTGGTGGACAGGTTGTTTTTATTAAGTAGCGTTCTTGTGTATGCATCGGTTTTATTACACGAGGATCGCATATTACGATTGTGTTCTCTTTATATAGGGATGTTGCAGGGGGAATTGCTAGTGACACTTATTTTTCGGAAACTACATTTCCCTTATAATTACGGAAGTTTAGCGTTTTTTGATATCGTCGCCGTTTCTACATTTTTCATGGCAATTTTGTTTTGGATTGCAAAAGCATCAGTATATATGGAACAGTTCAAGAGAAAAACACGTAAAAGAAAGGCGAGGGTAATACATGACTGAATATACACCGGCCATTTTATGCGGCGTAATAGCAGGGACAGTAACGAGAGTGTTAATGCTCAGGACGGATACACGGCAATATCCTACGAGACTACATGGGAAAATTATTCACATTGCGATGGGGTTAATTGCAGCTGCTTTAGGAGCTATTGCGATTCCGTCCATTTTGAAAAAAGATTTTTCTGCCATTACGTTTCTTACGTTGGCAGCAACACAGTTTCGTGATGTGCGTAATATGGAAAGAAATACATTGCAACAATTAGATGGTTATGAGCTCGTACCGCGTGGGAATACATACATTGAAGGAATTGCATTAGTTTTTGAAAGTCGCAACTATTTGGCGATGTTAACGTCGTTTGTGACGACGTTTGCGTATATAGGGTTTCGTTCATGGATTGCTGGAGTAATTATGGCGATCATCGCATTTTTGATCGCGAAAAAATTAATGTCTGGCAGAAGGTTACATGATCTTGTTGATATCGAGCATGTTCCGCTTCGGTTTGAAGGAGCAGGGCTGTATATTGATAACATTTACATTATGAATATTGGATTGCCAGCAAGACAAGAGGAAATTATGAAGTATGGGATGGGTTTTATTTTAAAGCCGAAAACAATTGATGCGATGGTGACAATCTCCAACTTAGGACAACGACAGGCTATTTTACATGATGTTTCTGTTGCTTTAGGAATTTATAGAGATTCTGGAACACCGGCGCTTGTACCGTTAGCGAAGCGTGATTTAGAGGATGGAAGGGTTGGAATCTTTGTCTTGCCACAAGATCAAGATGCGGAGAAAGCAATAGGTGTCATAGGGAATGTGCCGACGTTAGAAAGTGCTGTTCATATGTCATCGGAAGCCCCGAAAGGAAGGGGAGATAAGGGATGATGTTAGAAAGTGTAATTTTAGCGGTTATTACAACAGCGCCGGAGAAATTTGCTGGTGGTGCCCCTTTGTTTACTTGTGAATCGACAGAGGAATTAGAATTTGTTGCAAATAATTTAGAAGCAATTTTAGACGGTATTGCGCATCGCTTACAAGAGAATGTATATATTATTGTGAAACATTAGCAACGTGTGTTATAATGTGAGGTGTTTTGATACGTTGAGAAATATTCTGGAATGCAAATCCCTTCTTGCACAAAGAAGGGTTTTTTACATAATAAACAGAAGCAAGTTGAAAGGATGAAAGTATATGCCGAAACCAGTAATAGCAATAGTAGGCCGCCCGAACGTAGGGAAATCTACTATTTTCAATAGAATTGTTGGAGAGAGAGTTTCAATCGTAGAAGATATTCCAGGTGTAACGCGCGATCGTATTTATAGCGCTGGAGAATGGTTAAATCATGAATTTAACATTATTGATACAGGTGGGATTGATATTGGAGACGAGCCATTTTTGACACAAATTCGTCAACAAGCTGAAGTAGCGATTGATGAAGCAGATGTTATCATTTTTATGACAAATGGTCGTGACGGTGTAACAGCAGCTGATGAAGAAGTTGCGAAAATATTATATCGTTCAAATAAACCAGTTGTACTTGCAGTAAATAAAGTGGACAATCCGGAAATGCGCAGTGACATTTATGATTTCTATGCATTAGGATTTGGTGAGCCATTCCCAATTTCAGGTACACATGGATTAGGATTAGGTGACTTATTAGACGAAGCTGCACAGCATTTTCCAAAGATTGAAGAAGACGGATATGATGAAGATACAATTCGCTTCTCTTTAATTGGACGTCCAAACGTAGGGAAATCATCACTTGTAAATGCTCTTCTTGGTCAAGAGCGTGTAATTGTTAGTAATGTAGCAGGAACAACTCGTGATGCTGTCGATACACCATATAGTAAAGACGGAAAAGATTATGTAATTATCGATACAGCTGGTATGCGTAAAAAAGGGAAAGTGTATGAAAGTACAGAAAAGTATAGTGTACTTCGTGCATTAAGAGCGATTGAACGTTCTGACGTTGTTTTAGTCGTTTTAGATGGTGAAGAAGGAATTATTGAACAAGATAAAAAAATTGCTGGATACGCTCATGAATCAGGACGAGCTGTCGTTATCGTTGTAAACAAATGGGACGCAGTGAAAAAAGACGAAAAAACAATGAAAGCATTTGAAGAAAACATCCGTGCTCATTTCCAATTTTTAGAGTACGCACCAATTGTGTTCTTATCTGCGAAAACGAGAAAACGTACACAAACGTTAATTCCAGTTATCGATGAGGTAAATGAGAGCCATAGTATCCGTATTCAAACGAATGTATTAAATGATGTAATAATGGATGCGGTAGCGATGAATCCAACGCCAACACATAACGGTAGTCGTCTGAAGATTTTCTATGCAACACAAGTTGCAGTAAAACCACCAACATTTGTTGTGTTTGTAAACGATCCAGAATTATTGCACTTCTCATATGAGCGTTTCTTAAAGAATCGTTTACGTGAATCATTTGGTTTTGTAGGAACGCCGATTCACATTATCGCTAGAGCAAGAGACTAATGGAGAGGATGTGATTTTATGACAAAAATCACAGTAGTTGGAGCAGGTAGCTGGGGAACAGCGTTAGCGATGGTATTAGCTGACAATGGGCATGATGTACGTATTTGGGGAAATCGTTCTGAACTTATGGATGAGATTAATACAAAACATGAGAATAGTCGATACCTTCCGGGAATTACATTGCCAAGCACAATCGTAGCCTACTCTTCTTTAGAAGAAGCATTAGTAGATGTAAATGTAGTACTTCTTGTAGTACCAACGAAAGCGTATAGAGAAGTACTGCAAGACATGAAGAAATATGTAGCGGGTCCGACTACTTGGATTCATGCAAGTAAAGGAATTGAACCTGGTACGTCAAAACGTATTTCGGAAGTGATTGAGGAAGAAATTCCAGAGAACTTAATTAAAGACGTTGTTGTACTGTCTGGACCGAGTCATGCTGAAGAAGTTGGTTTACGTCAAGAGACGACGGTTACATCAGCGGCGAAGCGTATGGAAGCGGCTGAGGAAGTACAAGACTTGTTTATGAATAGTTACTTCCGTGTATACACAAATCCAGATATCGTTGGAGTTGAACTTGGTGGTGCGTTAAAAAATATTATCGCATTAGCTGCGGGGATAACTGATGGACTTGGATTAGGTGATAATGCGAAAGCGGCATTAATGACGCGTGGTTTAACGGAGATTGCTCGTTTAGGAAGAAAAATGGGTGGAAATCCGTTAACGTTTGCTGGTCTAACTGGTATGGGTGACTTAATTGTAACTTGTACAAGTGTCCATAGCCGAAATTGGCGTGCTGGAAATATGCTTGGAAAAGGACACTCTTTAGAAGAAGTGTTAGAAAGTATGGGGATGGTTGTAGAAGGTGTAAGAACAACGAAAGCTGCTCATGAATTAGCAGAGAAAATGGAAGTTGAAATGCCGATTACAGCAGCTTTATATGACGTGCTATTTAATGGGAATAATGTAAAAGATGCAGTAGGTTCATTAATGGGACGTGTTCGAAAACACGAAGTGGAAGCTATACCTGACTTACTGTAAAGAAAAGCGACAGAAGTACATTTGTACTTCTGTCGCTTTTTATTTTTTTTGGGTCTTTTCACCATTTTTTTATTTTTGCATAGGATGAAGAGTAACTTGAGGAGAGGGTGAAAAGAATGGATAATAACATTTTTAATAACATTGAAAAAGAAGCGAAAGTGAATAAAGAAGATATTTTTAAATTAGCATCATCTGTACAAAATGCGAATTTACGTGATGAGACTGTGCTTCGTCAATTGATTCATCAAGTGGCTCTTATGGCAGGACGTGAAGTGCCGAAAGAACAAGAGGATCAAATTGTAAAAGCGATCAT
This Bacillus paramycoides DNA region includes the following protein-coding sequences:
- a CDS encoding DUF5359 family protein; protein product: MKKVERILIRILIIQFICLSVVQLLFIHKSSVKYLSKIVYYEGVMVKNKAEILQVNR
- the cmk gene encoding (d)CMP kinase — its product is MDKQISIAIDGPAAAGKSTVAKVVAKKLSYVYIDTGAMYRAITYAALEKKVDIENEEQLMEVVKNVKIEFQQGENTQLVFLNGQDVSEVIRTPEVTNRVSIVAKHRLVREEMVRRQQELAEKGGVVMDGRDIGTHVLPDAEVKIFMLASVEERAERRHLENMNKGFDSNLEQLKEEIAQRDKLDSEREVSPLKKADDALELDTTSLSIEEVVQKIMSIVSGVFAK
- the rpsA gene encoding 30S ribosomal protein S1; protein product: MVEKMNEEVMDSKELQVGDVVTGSVTKVEEKQVLVNVGYKTDGVIPISELANVHIEKASDVVELDQILELKVIKLEEDDLVLSKRAVDAEKAWVELQEKFTSGHVFDVTVKDIVNGGLVVDLGVRGFIPASLVEVHYVEDFTDYKGKTLAVKIVELDREKNRVILSHKAVVELELDSKKKEAISSLKEGDVVEGTVQRLTDFGAFVNVGGVDGLVHISQISHERVEQPSEVLEQGQKVKVKVLSVDADTQRISLSIKAAQPGPWENVAGELKAGDIREGVVKRLVTFGAFVEVLPGVEGLVHVSQIANRHVKNPNEVLEMGQEVKVKVLEVHVAEKRISLSIKEALEENNVIEDYSQYEPNADSATFQLSDIIGEQLKKLKK
- a CDS encoding type 2 isopentenyl-diphosphate Delta-isomerase, yielding MVRAKRKLDHIEYALSTGQSRTHGFHDIDFVHQSLPNSNYETITCETKIGELSLSSPIFINAMTGGGGEKTLHINEQLAYVAKHHNLAMAVGSQMAALKDESEAASYKIIRKVNPNGIFFANLGSEATIEQAERAVDMIEANALQIHLNVIQELTMPEGDRDFTGVLQRIEKIVLNSKVPVIVKEVGFGMSKETMQQLASVGVTAIDIGGQGGTNFAAVENERRQRMLSYFNNWGIQTATSIIEATSIKNNLSFIASGGIQTALDVAKAIALGANTTAFAGYFLRILIQDGIEKLGDEIDLLHTDLKFIMTALGAKTIEELQAVPLVVKGETYHWLTQRGIDTTHYSRR
- a CDS encoding YpzI family protein; the encoded protein is MGKDRQERKLRESRRVESDRDQSLQYPGATGLDTPEQARKQNQH
- a CDS encoding YphA family membrane protein, encoding MEGSTFYFIAWIGWIVVTFFMKKDSIRWKTSTCILIFIICSPLHVTIASFTVSVNAILLCIVAFIGITLYSIRKKLYSLLSALIIAMLYTSFHLLEVYDPIWIVVDRLFLLSSVLVYASVLLHEDRILRLCSLYIGMLQGELLVTLIFRKLHFPYNYGSLAFFDIVAVSTFFMAILFWIAKASVYMEQFKRKTRKRKARVIHD
- a CDS encoding YIEGIA family protein, with the translated sequence MTEYTPAILCGVIAGTVTRVLMLRTDTRQYPTRLHGKIIHIAMGLIAAALGAIAIPSILKKDFSAITFLTLAATQFRDVRNMERNTLQQLDGYELVPRGNTYIEGIALVFESRNYLAMLTSFVTTFAYIGFRSWIAGVIMAIIAFLIAKKLMSGRRLHDLVDIEHVPLRFEGAGLYIDNIYIMNIGLPARQEEIMKYGMGFILKPKTIDAMVTISNLGQRQAILHDVSVALGIYRDSGTPALVPLAKRDLEDGRVGIFVLPQDQDAEKAIGVIGNVPTLESAVHMSSEAPKGRGDKG
- a CDS encoding capping complex subunit for YIEGIA, with the protein product MMLESVILAVITTAPEKFAGGAPLFTCESTEELEFVANNLEAILDGIAHRLQENVYIIVKH
- the der gene encoding ribosome biogenesis GTPase Der yields the protein MPKPVIAIVGRPNVGKSTIFNRIVGERVSIVEDIPGVTRDRIYSAGEWLNHEFNIIDTGGIDIGDEPFLTQIRQQAEVAIDEADVIIFMTNGRDGVTAADEEVAKILYRSNKPVVLAVNKVDNPEMRSDIYDFYALGFGEPFPISGTHGLGLGDLLDEAAQHFPKIEEDGYDEDTIRFSLIGRPNVGKSSLVNALLGQERVIVSNVAGTTRDAVDTPYSKDGKDYVIIDTAGMRKKGKVYESTEKYSVLRALRAIERSDVVLVVLDGEEGIIEQDKKIAGYAHESGRAVVIVVNKWDAVKKDEKTMKAFEENIRAHFQFLEYAPIVFLSAKTRKRTQTLIPVIDEVNESHSIRIQTNVLNDVIMDAVAMNPTPTHNGSRLKIFYATQVAVKPPTFVVFVNDPELLHFSYERFLKNRLRESFGFVGTPIHIIARARD
- a CDS encoding NAD(P)H-dependent glycerol-3-phosphate dehydrogenase translates to MTKITVVGAGSWGTALAMVLADNGHDVRIWGNRSELMDEINTKHENSRYLPGITLPSTIVAYSSLEEALVDVNVVLLVVPTKAYREVLQDMKKYVAGPTTWIHASKGIEPGTSKRISEVIEEEIPENLIKDVVVLSGPSHAEEVGLRQETTVTSAAKRMEAAEEVQDLFMNSYFRVYTNPDIVGVELGGALKNIIALAAGITDGLGLGDNAKAALMTRGLTEIARLGRKMGGNPLTFAGLTGMGDLIVTCTSVHSRNWRAGNMLGKGHSLEEVLESMGMVVEGVRTTKAAHELAEKMEVEMPITAALYDVLFNGNNVKDAVGSLMGRVRKHEVEAIPDLL
- a CDS encoding stage VI sporulation protein F, whose protein sequence is MDNNIFNNIEKEAKVNKEDIFKLASSVQNANLRDETVLRQLIHQVALMAGREVPKEQEDQIVKAIINNNMPADFGSLSKMFKK